The DNA sequence ttaaatgGTCGGGCCAAGTTGGTGCACAATAGgctggtctcggtcgggcgttattcggtctgTCTTGATCAGGCGCCCGACGGTCTAAAttgcaaaaccgagaccgaccatttataaacgagccgggctcaagcccgacacatttaataaatggtctgaGCCAGGctggtctataaacggtcggtcccgatcaatttagtcgggtcgggccacgagttgacacccctaatcccatccaacccaaaaaatccatcaaaagtggtgggtgaagagaaaacaCCCAATCAGAGAGTATCAGTGTTGATCGGGACTGTCCAACATCATACCATGGCCGCCGACTTAGggcaaatttgaaaataaataattcgTAAGGAGCTCTCGACGATTTTATCTTTTCGGTTCTTCACTTCTGAAACATCCATCTTGGTATGGTGAAAGCTCCAACTGTAAATGGCTGTCGCGGGGTTGGGTTTTGCGTGCCGAAGCCATTTGCCTCTCCATCGTCCTCTCTTTTGCTGTGTTGCCAAGGTTTCTTATTGATGCCGAAGAACCTAGTTTACTCATTAATGGTGAATTCCGCTATTTGAGCTCTCTTTCTCGACTATCACTCCTCTTCTTTGCAGGTTCGTAGAAGCTCGGCTGCAGCAGTTGAAACTGTCGTCGTACCGGAAGGTCTCAAGGATGAAGGTCACGGCATTGTTTCTCCTCTTGGAAAAGGTGAGTCTTTTACAGGAATGTGAATGTAGGATTTTCAGGCTAGAACTTCTTATTTGGAGCTTGAGCTTTATAATGTTTTCCAACTTACTATAGCTTTGACGCCTTTGAATTTTTCGGTTGAATAGTAAATGGTGATGCCAAGGCACCGGAATGGAAGAAATTGAGTTCTAAGGATCTCGGAATCACGACGTCCATGATTGCAAAGCCGATTAGATTGGTTCTAAATGGACTCAGAAAAAAAGGTATTGAATGCAAATCCACATGGTTAAGCAGGTAAATGATGCTTGACAATCCGTAATTTTACTCAAGTTTTATGTTTTGGGGGAATTTGCTCCCTGAAGAACCTGTAGGAATCAATTTAAAAACCTATCAATGCCTGCGCTATTGCTAATGAGACAGTCATAAATGAACCAGTGAGAATTATAACTTCAAATTAGATGCATATGTAGCATCATAAAAAAGACAACTTTGAACCTTGATACCCTCTGTTTTGAGTGGAGAGCATTCAGAGATCTAATTGTTCGATAGCACACGTTTTGGATGGTTTTCTTTCCCCTTTGCATCCTCTCATTGTGTCTGGTGCATTTGTTTTCACGTGTACTAAGTACTAAAAGAATCAGTTTCTTTTCTGTAGGATATGAGGTCTATCTTGTTGGAGGTTGTGTGCGGGATCTCATTCTTAGGAGAACACCTAAAGACTTTGATGTTATAACTTCGGCTGAACTTAAAGAGGTATCATCCTTCTTtatcaggtttttctttccttgatgaCTATTGCGCAATGTTGTGCGATGTCAAATTTGGTACTATTAATGTCTAAATGCTTTAGTTTTTTCTATTTATAGGCTAGCTATTGGTTTTGTTAATATATATGGCCCACatttatttatcatattttgatCCAGTGAGGGTCCTTGTGCCCTGTAAGGTGGGGGTTGCCTCGCTATATTGGATTAGATACCACTTAAGAGTTGAGACTAATTTGGCATAGAAATTTACCTCCTAATGATGTAAcatcgaatcacaagtgatccaatcccaggcaAGATCTTTactgaatctaataaaaaacaaattcaTGGACAGAAAGAATGAATAAGAAGAGATCACACAATTGCATAAATCCAATCAGAGGGAGAGATTGCATaaagaaagaggggggagaatcacacacaccctaaggctctcaaacattaactcaattcatattAATAAATTAAACTACTATCAACCCactctaactaagctaatgaattaaatctcgtttttttactttctaccgatattttaggcccattaaagtggtccattacaaagaaaacccatgggaacaaaggcccaacacatacataactcaacccaaggcttatttgcaataaattAAACCCATTAActaacttatctacatcaattcctccgatgttgagaaaaacccGTCCACGAACTTTGTAGAACGGGAGAATCAAAACCAATAGACAATATCCATCTTTACCTGTATAaagtcaccatcaaaaccatgatcgaatgctatgaaatccacgatgcaaagttcattggtgaagtagtgactcggaaaaataaaatcgattggTTCACTGAAGAGTTCAATCAATTTAAATTTTCtcacaagttgatcttcaacttccaatggtgtcatctcatcttctaccactggtgattcatcttctaGTTCGTCTATCTGTTGTTCAAcggctgagatcacatagttgaaggtagagtgtacTATGGTTTTGAAGTCTATGCAATGTCGTTAAGTCTCATTGAGCTTTTCTTgcatcaattgcatttgttgataGATATCttgcatttgttgacggatatccaataaaaggTCTAGATCCAtagtgggagagaaagggagtcGCATCGCTACTGTGGGAGGTGAAGGGAGTTGTGTTTTAGTAGAGCAAGGGATTCAgttctgataccaattaatgtaagatcgaatcacaagtgatcaaATCCCAGGCAGAATCTTTACTAAATCcaatataaaccaaattcagAGACAAAGAATGAATAAGAAGGGATCGTACAattgcacaaatccaaccagggggagagaaatcgcataaagatagaggggggagaatcacacacagccctaaggctctcaaacattaactcaattcttcattcttcaaatttgtCCTAAACATTGAGTTGATGcaagtatttaaaagaaaataataaaactcctacttagactctaaacTGAAACAGAAACCCTACTTCTCTTACGTATCGTATCTTATCCCAAAACAAATATGATTAAATAAAAGACATATTAATAAACTAAACTACTACCAGCCCactctaactaagctaatgaattaaatcccattttcctattttctactcatattttaggcccattacaaaaaaaacccatgggaacaaaggctcaacacatacataacccaacccgaggtttatttgcaataaaataaggcCATTAActaacttatctacatcaccttCCCCCAGAGGAGATGCCCCTCATTGTCATCAATTCATAATCAAATAGCCGACGAATCAAATAGCCCACCATGCGTTGGCTTGAATACCGTATGGCTCCAACTTGGCACTTACCTAACACCCTCACACCTGAGGGCCCCCTCAATTTCCATATTTAGTGTGTTTCAATAGtttaaagagaaaatttctttcgGTAAGGCAAAATATATCGACTTTAAGGCCTCAATCCCAGAACAGATTTGCCTCAATATCAAAATAGATTCTTCAGATTTATGCCTTCTTGATAAGTTCTAGAGCATAGCTGAGGCATGGCCCTTGTTGCTGCAAAGAGATCTTTGACTGAACACTGGCGTTTTTACTCCTGCTCACTTTAAAAGTGTTTTGTCAAACCTTGAAATCATATAGAATAACATAATTCTGTGTTTAGATTTATACTTGTTTGATTTGAGAGACAAACCTATAATTTGTCTTATTTGGGGTTTTTCCTTAAAATCATACCTagcaaaattttgttttttgtgggCGAATATACCTAGTCAACCTTATTTTTGCTTGGAAACAGCCCTCTTgcaaagcaaggggtaaggttgtgtacatttgcccttcccagaccctgcagtagcgagagcctcatgcactgggttgttCTTTTTATACCTAGCAAAccttatttttgtttaattcaCTTATCTAATTGACGCTGTGGAGTTGAAGTTAAACTAAAGCACAATATGAGATTTTCATGAGGGCTTTTGTGGTGGTTCCATTCCTCCCAAGTCCCCATTTCTTATAAATGTATCGAATTTTAACTAGAAAAGGAAACCCAAGATATGTTCAGAAAAAATTGGGGAGATTATCATTTTTATATTGACATAGGATAAAACTTCTACTTTTATGAAATTTAAGGTTTTAAAGCTGTGATCTTTGTGGCTCATACATGAAGAAATAGGTGTAATTAAGGCATTAGAGCCTAATTTCTCTTTAGGTGAGGGTGTACAAGGCAAGGCGTTTGCCCAAGTGAGGTGCTACtctttaaaaaatatgaaacatTTTCTTGAAAATATTCAGATTCATCTATTTGGGATATTATCATTGTCAAGAATTTTAAGTTAATGTTAAAATGTAAAGACAAAAAGTGATTCCAAATATTGTTAGTGAAGCCATTCGATTTCCACTTCCTCTGTTTTTAAGTGTTGGATGAGCTAGTTTCTTTGCTGGTTCAGTAAAACCACCAGAGAAGAGAATGAAGAGGATTCTGAACTCTATGAAAagcaataaagaaaataagaatggAACGATTTCTCTCATATTCAAGCACTGGTTGGTGGGTTCTGAGAAGTtgcaaaagaaatatttatcGTCTTGATTGAGCACCAAGGAAAAAATCTttatcttttatattatgatcTGACAATGAAGAATTGCCTTCCACTATGAGGAATGTGAAGGATTGGATAAAAAGATAAGACCTGAGAAATTAAAAGGAATGTGAAGGATTGGATAAAAAGAGAAGACCTGAGAAATTAAAACCCACTGGAATAGCTATACCAGGTCTATGGTCAGTAAATTTGTGTATTATTTGCATCCCTACCTGACTTGAGAAAAATATACCAAGTGCCATATTCTTTGAAAATGTACAGAATTTGTGTGTTTTGTATCTAGGGCAATTATTTGCAAACCTTTGTCATGTTATTTTgactttttcctatttttttcgtTTCTATTGTGTATAGTATTATCTTTCAACAATCTTACCTAGTTATATCTGAATTCTACTATATTGTATTTTTCCTGAATCCAAACTCACTATGGCCCAGTCTAATGGTCTCTGAAATCAATTTGGCATTGCCACTCCAACTATGGTAACGagctgtcttttttttttttttttttggaggggagaAGGTCTTGTACGGTCCCTGTGTAGACAGGCTCTCAACATTGTTCTCTTGTTAATTATAACCAATTTTTTGTGTGGTCTTATGTAGGAACCACTTGGGTGAAATTTACTAACAGACTTTTAATGGTTCTTGCAGGTTATGAGATTATTTTCTCACTGTCAAATAGTTGGAAAACGTTTTCCCATCTGTCATGTACATGTTAAGGATACCATTGTGGAGGTTTGTCTTCTCTGATCAATTTTCAAGcacttatattattattatttttttaattcttaaggagaagaaatcaaacttggttcatttttctttatagGGATTTTATCCTCTGCAAATCCAATCTTCTTTCCATGATCTATGTCAATTTCTAAGGAGTTGAATTCTTTTTAAAATAGGTGTCAAGTTTTAGCACATCTGAAAGAAAGTCTTGGCGGAGCTTGGGGAATTTTTCCAGAAGACCCCCTGGTTGTGACGAGCATGACTATGTTCGCTGGAGAAATTGTTTGCAACGGGATTTCACAATTAATGGGTTTGATTTGGCTTTTGTTGCTTGGATGTCAGAGATCTTATAGTTTTTCTTCTATTGTCTTTCTTGGTCATTTACATTTATGATTTCCTTCTGTATATTTTCTAAATACTCTTCTCTTTTCAGGATGATGTTTGATCCATATGCAAATCTAGTATATGATTACATGGGAGGCATGGAAGATATTAAAAAAGCTAAAGTGTGCATGTATCTCTTGTCAGTTTGACTTCCATTGAAACGCTAAAGGCATGTTGAGTATAGTTTGTGCTAAGTTTCTCTTTGCTTTGCAGGTTCGGACTGTAATACCTGCTGGTACGTCTTTCCAAGAGGACTGTGGTGAGTATATGTTTGCCATTTAGCATGGTTGCTCACTCATTAGTTTGTGCAATACAGTAGTTGATACCTTCATAATATTGCAATCGGTGTTCTAATAGGTGAAAGTGCTAACATGAAATAGGACCTAGAAAGGTTTAGAACATGCAATAAGACAACAAACAAAGCCCCAGTCTAGGCATGTCTTTTATTTATAAGTTTACTTTAAGAAGTTATTCTTTTATTTGCACCCATATTGCTTTCCAAAACAATATCTTTGAAATCTCAAATATATGACAAAGAACCATGCTTTTCATTAAGATTTGGGGCAAAGTCTTCAGAACGGGACTCAATCCTCGGTTGTGCGTTAAGTGGTTGCCTCATCTTTAGCCTCAAGCTCAATGAATTTTAAAAGCTGCTTGCCATTATTTACCCATATATTCCAAGATTGGCATCTGATCTCTATATATACTAATTTCACAGCTCGAATTCTACGTGCGATCAGAATTGCAGCTCGTCTAGGGTTCTGTTTTTCAAGGGAGACAGCTCATTGTGTGAAGAACTTATCGTGCTTGGTTTTAAAACTTGACAAGGTGttggaaattttttaatttacctTTACAGTTTAATGTTGCACCCTGAATCTTAAATCCGTGCCTAACCATGTTTCGTGGCTTCAAATTCTGCAGGGAAGGCTTCTCATGGAAATGAATTATATGATGGCCTTTGGGTCTGCAGAAGCTTCTTTGAGATTATTATGGAAATTTGGGCTCCTAGAGATACTTCTACCAATTCAAGTAAGACCTCTTTTTTCTATCGGTGTGATTTCTGTTTTGGAGTAATTAGAATCCACACTACAGCGTTTTCAGAAGATCATGTGATGTAGCTGAACCACAGGCATCATATTTTGTTTCTCAAGGTTTTCGGAGACGTGATAAGAGAACCAACATGCTTCTGGTAGGTGCAAATTACCTACTGTTTTTGATTGCTTTCATTTtcgttttgttatttttctgtATGCTGTCTGCTATTTGCTTGCAATCTTTTATATAACTTACGGCCAAAAATTGtaatttaaattcttagaaggTATAAGCTTTGAGAATTCTGTTCTTTTTAGCAATTTTCAATTGCCAAAAATTGAATACCTTATATTTGAAACTCGTGCTGGGCAGATGGGTCCACCATCTGATAGGTTTCATATAATCTGGTACTGCTAATATCAACTATGTATTGTTTTTCTGATATGCATTTTTTTGTTGGATTAGTATCATCTAACTGTTTGTGTTTTTGGTCTCTTAACTCACCTTTGGCCATGGTCATTGGTCATCACACAAAGACTCGCCTTTTAACTCTCCTTTGACCTTGGTTATACTATAGGGCCAATAAATGGAAAGGCAGACTCTTTTGCCATGACTCTGTTAGATTTCAGTTCTATAGAAGGTTGGCTGAATATGTTGCTTTCGTGCCCATCAGAATATTAACTGAATTAATAATTATGGATGAAGTTTTCTCATTGAATGTAATATTTGCCCTTTAGAATGTTGCAAAAGATTTTTCCTTGACAAATAAAATGGTGAGGGTattatcttatttatttctgATGCAACTAACCTTGGTCCCCATCCCCTCTCTGATAAGTTCTTGGTTCAAGTTCTTTTATTacaatttgtttttttggtatgtTGAATGTCACTGTTTCTCCATGTATACGTGCACCATTTTTCACTGCTAATGTTCCATTTTGTATTGCGTATTTCATATTTATGTGAAGTAAATTATGTTAGAAACAAATCACATGTCACTAATTATGAAATCCACTACATAGagtagttttatttatttatttatttattattattattattttttttttttttttaatgttgctATTTCAGATATGTCCTTTGTTACTGAGCCTATGTTTACTTAACTAGAAGAGGGAGATTGCTTAGATCATAACTATTTGTACCTACTCAAGCTGCAGTAATCTGTATTTTGTAGTTGAATCCACTAACCAGATCTGTAAAAAAACATTGTTGAtactcacattttttttcccactcaTAGCACTCGAGAAGGTTCTTTAGTTTCATCTGTCATTGATATTGCTGCCTCCTGGATGACCAATCACTGTTATTTCATAAAATGCTTTGATCCTATGTAATGTTCTATTGTCCTATCACATGGGGGGAAGGTTTCATGTTTTCTTTGCTTTATGGATTGTGTTTAGGCTTTAGTAATAGTGAGCTTCTTATGAAAGGCAGCAAGATGAAGCATATTTTTAGTTAGCCCAGTGGATATTtactcatttatttttttgtctgcAGTCTTTGTTATTAAACCTGGATAGACTTCTGGCACCTGACAGACCATGCCATAGTAGCTTATGGTAAGAACTTTGTCAATGGTCTTATGCTTACTTTCCTTTATGTGTTACATTATTACTATGCATTTTCTTTTCTCGATTTAATTTTGGGAGCATGTTTTATGGGTGGCCACCTAGTTCTGCCtgactgaaattttgtggaccACTTGTCCCTCCCAGTTCacttgtcaagtttcagccGAAATAGAGTTGGTGATGTGGTAAGAACAAATTATTGAATAATACAGGACTGCTGAGAGGTGCATGCCATTACATGGTTGTTTATATGATATTGATGAGTATGTTATCAAATTGAGTATGAAATTTGGTGTTTCTAATCTAATTCATTCGCTAGATATCCAACCATgcaaattgccacatcatccttCTCTTAAATTGTTTTGCACAGGtccatatttttcttcttttcttttttggccaGTAGTGATACATGGGAATATGGGTGAACGCTTGCAGGGTTGGAGTCTTAGCATTTCATAAAGCACTGGTGGACCAAACAAGGGATCCTTTAGCAGTTGCAACCTTTGCCCTTGCTGTTCACAATGGTGGAGACCTTTTAGAAGCTGTAAACATAGCAAGGAGGATCTCTCTACCACATGACCCAAGGTTCAGTGAACTACTTGAAGATCAGAATCTGGGCACTGATGAAGCATTGATGGGTGAAGTTAAGGATCTTGCAAAATCAGTGAAAGCATCTATGAGTATGATGACTGATGAGTTGTTTGTCTCCCAAGCAATGGCAAGGTATCCTCAGGCACCATACTCTGATCTGGTAAGCACCTAATTCCACATTCAGacaattttattttctgcaCATTCCCTCCCCCATGGTTGCACTTTTCATTTAGTACTCTACTCAGTCCAGTCAGCCCTATCCCAACTAAAAGGactcagctacatggatcttctTTCTCCAATCAGCCGTATTCAAAAGACATACTTATTACCAGTCCtgagctatgcatgtctttcctcaccagttcccctaaggtcattttaggctgGCCCTTAGTTTTTTGGCTCCTTCAATCCGAATCATCACTACTACCTCAAAAGCTCAAACGACATTCTATCCACTTGTCATTTGTCGTAGCTACTCATAGATCAGCCTAATTgtcattatttttcattttaccaTTCACCCATCTCAACATCCCCATTTCAGCTACACTAAATTTGCATATATGTTATTTCTTCACCGCCCAGCATTCAGCTCCATACATCATCGCTGCTATGAAGCGCAGATTATtgttgaaaaaaagaaaattcttccAAACCAGTTCTCTGATCGCGTTTAATTTGCATTCTATAGCTTTTGCAGTCCCAAAATGAGAGTTTCCCATACTTGTAAAAGCAAACCTAGGTTGGTTACACTTTTATTGGATTTCCTCGGTGGTTCTTCTCAGTAACCTGTAACTGTTATCATGTTTGGCCCTATTGGAATTCTGTATAATTTTTTGTGTGCATTTATTTGGGTGTGATGGATGGTTCTAAACGGTAGGGCTAATTTTTGTGTCTTGATTTTCAGGTATTTATCCCACTGGCATTGTATTTAAGAGTATGCAGGATTTTTGAGTGTGTCAGAGGCGGTAAGGAGAAGGGGTTTGTACCAAAACGAGGGAAGAAGATTGATTATGATAGCTTAGTCTCGGGAAACCTGCAAGAAACCCGGCATGTGTTTGCAAGGGTTGTTTTTGACACTGTTTACCCTCCAAACCTAAACCAAGAGCATACATGCTGAGGAAAGGAAGGGCTTTAATTACACATTGGGGAAGCAGAAGAAATGGGTAATGTCATATCAAGAACATTCATtggaaaatacattttttttctccaaaacaaTAATTTGATAGCCAAACCCAACGAAGGGGTAGCACAAGCACAATTGTGCATGTGCTAACCCAGCTTCAGGAGGAAACAATGAAGAATAACATTAATTAGCAAAACCTATACATTGGCAaataattgttatttcttgtaaACCATTGGTATCTAACACCGATTCGTAAAATTTTCACACGATTAAACCAGCTATTGTCTCAACATTAGAAGCATCTCGAGGGGTCGGGGGATCTGATTAGTTGAGGTGCCTCAGCTGTCCAAGTAGATGAGGTGGCCACAGTAGGTTGCTGGGACGAATGAGACGAGCTACAGTTAGGAACTTTCATGTTGGAGAGGGTTGGGTGGCAAAACTTAGAGAAGTTGGGATTCAGATAGGGTAGAAGTCTATGAAATAAGATTTTTCACCCTTGTTTTGACTTTGACATAGAATAAAGGTTCCATGTAAACAAATTAGGGGAAGGGTTTTGTGCATGGTCTACATTGTACCCCTCTCAACTTCAGCAATGGTTTTGTGCATACTCATGCACCATTTAAACCACGGTCCACAATTTCTTGCAAAAAATGTATTTGGGAGAAAAATTTCATGTAGAAACAAGAGAAgacctttattattattaaaaaataaataaataaataaaaaataaagtgaagtGTACATTAGTTAGTTTATCTTTCCAGGTTCGTGCTTATATATTTgaatattaatatttatttttgaaataggTCAGAATTTCACTTTTTCTCCCTAGCATCAACTTCCTACTCAGTTTGTATCTCAAGCCTCCCAGACAACGTCCATATAGAGGCTCCATTTGTACTGTCTTAAAAAGTGCAGACATTAGAACACGACTTTTGGAGACTATAATATAAATAAGCTTCAGAGATTGTCCCTCAATCAAGGAAGCCAATTTCTGTGGGCACGTCGCATAATGTTCCTGAAGAAACTTTTTATCATTTACCGATGGTCAAAACAAATGACATGGGTACTAACTCTATCCAACTGACACTTGCCAAATCGTCAGTCTTTTGGAAAAGTGCAAGGCCTCATAGAGGGACTTCTTAGCAAAAAGGTTCGATGGTAAGATTTGGCACAGAACAATACAATTACgtcaaaatattagaaaaaaaaaatgaagaacgaAGCACCAGGATCTGTGCCTGTGTGGCATGGAAAAGCTTTCTGGGTGGGGGTCACTTAGAAATTAGAAGACAAACATacaaaacgtttctggagtatAGATGGGCCTGATAAAATCAACATGCCCACCTTTCTAACCATTATTACCATTACCGTATGGGAACTACTGCAACTATATCCTCAAGATTTTGAGGATGAATTCAAAACCATCCTCACAAAATAAATATAGCTAAAAAAATCTTCTGAATGGGAAAAGAATACAACTTTGCCGCTGATCACAATTTTCAGCAACAAAAACCTCTAGTTCTCAATCCCTAAATGAACCACTTCAGTCTGCAATCTGGGAAAGAAACGCATTTCAAGGCTCAGGTGCGGTGGCTGGGGGTGGAGCAGCACCACCAGTGGTTGGCCTGAAAACCACAACCAAATCCAATATCAATAACTAATTTAAAAGGCAAACATGAAGAGATAAAGTACCCCGGAAGGCACTAGTTAGTAGTTTGGATAACTAACTGACCTGGGAGGCTGGGAACAGACACTACTAAAAGAGATCCTGCTTGGGTCCATGCAGGAATGGACCTTTTTTTCAGGCACAGAAAAAATAGGGAGTGAAACAAATATGGCAAAGGTTGGCAGGTCTGCCAATCCACCCACTGCTGGTAGGATGGACAGCCATAACTGCCATGTAGCAATTTACAAGGCAAATTCCAAATTTTGGTGCACAGGTAGACCTTGCTTCCAAATCATGGTATCAAGTTCGAATCCTAAATTCTAATAAATAACGACAAATTGAAGGCTGATAGTACAAGGTTACATGATTGCGTCTGACGCAGGTCAAAGAATGAGAAGCTCcagcataaaagaaaaaaatgctgaactTTACTTGTACAGCAACTATATCTACACTCACAAGGAAACAAAGGCAAGACCCTTTGTTTTTCCACACACCAAATCACCTTCATAAAGGTTAGATACCAAACCCCAGGGGCAAGGCATGGCAGTGCCGACATTTAATCTACCAGATGGCCAATTCCAGACATGAAACTACAGGGGTCCATGTAGAGGAAGGGTGATGGCAATCCTCAAGTCACAAATTAAACAATAGGAATTCAATGAGGCAAAAAAGATTGGCATTTGATGGAGGAAAACTTACAGCCCAACAAAAACTTTGAAAGCGTCGTAGATGACC is a window from the Macadamia integrifolia cultivar HAES 741 chromosome 5, SCU_Mint_v3, whole genome shotgun sequence genome containing:
- the LOC122078662 gene encoding uncharacterized protein LOC122078662; translation: MAVAGLGFACRSHLPLHRPLFCCVAKVRRSSAAAVETVVVPEGLKDEGHGIVSPLGKVNGDAKAPEWKKLSSKDLGITTSMIAKPIRLVLNGLRKKGYEVYLVGGCVRDLILRRTPKDFDVITSAELKEVMRLFSHCQIVGKRFPICHVHVKDTIVEVSSFSTSERKSWRSLGNFSRRPPGCDEHDYVRWRNCLQRDFTINGMMFDPYANLVYDYMGGMEDIKKAKVRTVIPAGTSFQEDCARILRAIRIAARLGFCFSRETAHCVKNLSCLVLKLDKGRLLMEMNYMMAFGSAEASLRLLWKFGLLEILLPIQASYFVSQGFRRRDKRTNMLLSLLLNLDRLLAPDRPCHSSLWVGVLAFHKALVDQTRDPLAVATFALAVHNGGDLLEAVNIARRISLPHDPRFSELLEDQNLGTDEALMGEVKDLAKSVKASMSMMTDELFVSQAMARYPQAPYSDLVFIPLALYLRVCRIFECVRGGKEKGFVPKRGKKIDYDSLVSGNLQETRHVFARVVFDTVYPPNLNQEHTC